From Glycine soja cultivar W05 chromosome 4, ASM419377v2, whole genome shotgun sequence, the proteins below share one genomic window:
- the LOC114409167 gene encoding sucrose transport protein SUC4-like, giving the protein MANHETQQQQQQHQRPRQHRRSKGRHAAARPAAPARVPLRMLLRVASVAGGIQFGWALQLSLLTPYVQQLGIPHVWASIIWLCGPLSGLLVQPLVGHLSDRCTSRFGRRRPFILGGALSIVAAVLIIGHSADIGWWFGDTLEHRPWAVGVFVFGFWILDVANNVTQGPCRALLGDLTGKDQRRTRVANAYYSLFMAIGNILGYATGSYSGWYKVFAFTLTPACNISCANLKSAFFLDIIFIAVTTYISIVAAKEVPLSSSGAHPVEEAAAGESGTAGEAFLWELFGTFRYFSTPVWTILTVTALTWIGWFPFLLFDTDWMGREIYGGEPNEGPNYDTGVRMGALGLLLNSVVLGVTSVLLERLCRKQGPGFLWGISNILMAVCFISMLVVTYVANNIGYVGKDLPPTGIVIASLIIFTILGFPLAITYSVPYALISTHIQSLGLGQGLSMGVLNLAIVFPQMVVSLGSGPWDQLFGGGNSPAFGVAAVAALASGLIAVLFIPRPGGQKPRSPV; this is encoded by the exons ATGGCGAATCACGAaacccaacaacaacaacaacaacatcaacgcCCCCGCCAACACCGCCGGTCCAAGGGTCGACATGCAGCGGCTCGACCGGCGGCCCCGGCTAGGGTTCCGCTGAGGATGCTGCTGCGGGTAGCGTCGGTTGCCGGTGGCATTCAGTTCGGGTGGGCCCTGCAGCTATCTCTTCTCACGCCGTACGTGCAGCAGCTCGGGATCCCGCACGTGTGGGCCAGCATCATATGGCTCTGTGGGCCGCTCTCTGGGCTCCTGGTCCAGCCCCTGGTGGGCCACTTGAGCGACCGCTGCACTAGCCGCTTTGGCCGCCGAAGACCGTTTATATTGGGCGGAGCATTGTCGATCGTCGCCGCTGTTCTCATCATCGGTCACTCCGCTGACATCGGGTGGTGGTTCGGCGACACCCTTGAGCATCGCCCCTGGGCTGTCGGAGTTTTCGTTTTCGGGTTTTGGATTTTGGACGTGGCTAACAACGTCACTCAGGGCCCTTGTAGAGCTTTGCTTGGTGATCTCACTG GCAAGGATCAAAGAAGGACACGTGTTGCAAATGCTTATTACTCCCTGTTTATGGCTATTGGTAATATTCTTGGATATGCAACTGGATCATACAGTGGTTGGTACAAGGTTTTTGCTTTCACACTTACCCCTGCATGCAATATTAGTTGTGCAAATCTCAAGTCTGCTTTCTTTCTCGACATTATTTTCATTGCTGTCACCACATATATAAGCATTGTGGCAGCTAAAGAAGTGCCTCTAAGTTCAAGTGGAGCACACCCTGTTGAAGAAGCAGCAGCAGGGGAATCAGGTACTGCAGGAGAAGCTTTCCTGTGGGAGCTATTTGGGACATTCAGATATTTTTCGACCCCTGTATGGACAATACTGACTGTTACTGCTCTAACATGGATTGGGTGGTTTCCATTTCTCCTATTTGATACTGATTGGATGGGCCGAGAGATTTATGGTGGTGAGCCAAATGAAGGCCCTAATTATGATACTGGAGTTAGAATGGGGGCACTTGGCTTACTGCTTAATTCAGTTGTTCTTGGAGTAACGTCAGTACTCTTGGAGAGGCTATGCAGGAAGCAGGGACCTGGGTTTCTGTGGGGAATTTCAAATATCCTAATGGCTGTCTGCTTTATTTCAATGCTTGTTGTAACCTATGTGGCAAATAACATTGGCTATGTAGGCAAAGATCTACCACCAACTGGCATTGTGATAGCTTCATTGATAATCTTTACCATTCTTGGATTTCCACTTGCA ATCACTTACAGCGTTCCATATGCCTTGATTTCCACACACATTCAGTCATTGGGGCTTGGCCAAG GATTGTCAATGGGAGTCCTAAATCTTGCAATTGTGTTCCCACAG ATGGTGGTTTCCCTGGGAAGTGGACCATGGGATCAGCTATTTGGTGGGGGAAACTCTCCAGCCTTTGGTGTGGCAGCTGTTGCAGCCCTTGCCAGTGGACTCATAGCTGTCTTGTTTATTCCCCGTCCTGGTGGTCAAAAGCCTCGAAGCCCTGTATGA